Proteins co-encoded in one Streptococcus parauberis NCFD 2020 genomic window:
- a CDS encoding VOC family protein — MPTITSIHHISAMVGDVNKNIHFYRDLLGLKLVKQTVNFDDPSHYHLYYSSPHNHQGLLTFFPLGNSKAGQIGSGQVGRIALSVPKNALDFWRQKLKKANIAFQESQWGTKPALFFSDLDNLDIALVATSDKSQNPSITGLHGSYLLSSNYKASQEFLQKNLGLAPAFEDGLTISFTFKSDSEQEIIIPKVNYQRGEMGPGTVHHIAWLVNDLEELKAKQTQLTDQGFNVTVIRDRKYFQSIYLREPGKVIFEFATKVPGLTVDEPVDSLGQNLQLPSRLEQKRQQLIQNLEPLDL; from the coding sequence ATGCCCACAATCACATCAATTCACCATATTAGTGCCATGGTTGGCGACGTTAACAAAAACATCCACTTTTACAGAGACTTGCTCGGCCTAAAACTGGTCAAACAGACCGTCAATTTTGACGACCCTAGCCACTACCACCTCTATTACAGTAGCCCCCATAACCACCAAGGTTTGCTAACTTTTTTCCCTTTAGGAAATAGCAAAGCTGGTCAAATCGGTAGTGGACAAGTCGGACGTATTGCTCTCAGCGTTCCCAAAAATGCATTAGATTTTTGGCGTCAAAAATTGAAGAAGGCTAACATTGCTTTCCAAGAAAGCCAATGGGGAACGAAGCCTGCCTTGTTCTTTAGTGACCTTGATAACCTAGATATAGCCCTAGTAGCAACAAGCGACAAGAGTCAGAATCCATCAATCACCGGACTCCACGGTTCCTATTTACTCTCTTCTAACTATAAAGCTAGTCAAGAATTTCTCCAAAAAAACTTGGGGCTTGCACCTGCTTTTGAAGACGGTTTAACAATATCATTCACCTTTAAAAGTGATTCTGAACAGGAAATCATTATTCCCAAGGTTAATTATCAACGAGGAGAAATGGGACCAGGAACCGTTCACCATATTGCTTGGCTGGTCAATGATTTAGAAGAGCTGAAAGCAAAACAAACGCAACTAACCGACCAAGGTTTCAATGTCACTGTTATCCGTGACCGCAAATATTTCCAATCCATTTACTTAAGAGAACCTGGTAAGGTAATCTTTGAATTCGCCACAAAAGTTCCAGGTTTGACAGTTGATGAGCCTGTCGATTCTTTGGGTCAAAACTTACAACTGCCATCTAGACTTGAGCAGAAGCGCCAGCAACTGATTCAGAATTTGGAGCCACTTGATTTATAA